The following DNA comes from Papaver somniferum cultivar HN1 unplaced genomic scaffold, ASM357369v1 unplaced-scaffold_99, whole genome shotgun sequence.
ttttggggtaaaaattgattctgctggttttggtaaatttgggtgtgttgatgagaaacgaattcgaaccttaaacaaatgtactacacatgagtacttttagattcgatagatcaatatgtaagactctggactaatccaagaaatggtcgttccatattcaattcggtcacaaaataaaagagaagggttgatcttagggagggaagcgaagaaggtgttgagatcataatgttgaattatgaaggtgtggctgttttataacttgtatcagaatatggaactggcttgcagaatgtaagctaccagttcttggtgttttttctggatacttatgtTGATAACACATGTTCCTTTTTGTTGAAAtatgttgaaaacctatttatacaagtcatagccgatcacaccctgatctcataggaactaggaatagttgagtgatggaggagTGGGATCGTGCATGATGGTGAAAACCACGTCTCCactatgaggggaagactggGTGGTTTTGTCCCACTACTTCTCTATCATCACTAACtgcccgcctttcctgacactttcttgtaatgggcgtgttgcacgtcgtacgctgtagaccgccagaccaataccctaatgaacaTTCCcctgtttgtgacatgtttgatgtctcgagtattttgtagaaaatacatttcaagttgctgagtgggtcttgtttgTAAGACCTAAtttttttgaccaatcacgcgcaatctAGGCGGCGGGCGGTCATATGCTACAAGTCAGgttgtgagacttgccgcaagaaatagcatgtaatgctttaGGGTTAAATTATTTTATGAAATCGTTGTTTATAAAATATCGATTGTattcgatgcatataaagcatcgcttttaagcaagcaactcaaaataatcgatgctcatgaagcatcattgtataagtcttatttaagttagtcgcggagcctaatgtcttaaaaggagcatgaccggaCATTTTCGAGAAGCTGCTAGGAGTTGTTCATGCGCGCCAAAGGTAGGTCGATCGGTCTTTATAGGAGAGTGACGGATGGCGACCACGGCGACATCTTATTGATCGCCTAAGATttgatctaggccggtcaattcgacagcaaagttggacggccgagatgatttgcggcatttAACGGCTTCTCCTGAATTTATTAAAATTCCTATTGGCAGTGCGACTAGCCACTTTTAGGCGATCGTTTATGAGACATATATGCAGGCCGCGACTTGGCCGATTGTTCCTTATGGAAGaagggtggccggtgatcacggtgacatcttattggtcccctaaaattaaatctaggccggttgattcggctagcgaagttggatagACGAAATGATTTGCGAGAGTTACATACTACCGttaattcaatttagggtttaatagTCGTGTGGCCAACCTACTTTGGGCTGACGTTTTTTGGTGTTAGCCGCGTTGTGGAGCTTTCCGATCGACCAGCACAATAGTCGGGCCACTGGTGAGCATATCCGCACCTTGCCCTTTGATTAAGattgaatctaggccggtcaatccggctggcgaagttggaggGCCGAGATTGCTTTGCGGCAGTTATATACTGCCGTTAGTCGACCTTGAGGTTTCGAAAccgtgtggccaacctactttgtGCTAGCGATTGGAGGCGCTAGTTGACGGCTTGAAAAATTCGATCGTCCAGGGCTGAAGGCAGTCCACCGGAGAGCATGTTGGTATTTCATTGGCCGACTAAAATTGGATTTGGGCTGGTCGATTCGGCTAGCCATGTTGGACGAACAAGATCGTTTTGTGACAGTAATATGCTGCTACtaacacaaattagggttttgaacgctGCGCGGCCAACCTTCTTTGAGTGATCGTTCAGTGGCTCCGCTTGCAAGTTGTAAGGGGTTCGATTGGCTGAGGCATAAGTGGGTCCACCGGTGCGTGTCATAGAGCTTGTACGACCGTGTTGGGAGGTGGCTAGGCTTGATAAATCAGCCGTCCAAAACGTACggccgtgattgttttaagactgacatgggcagcctatttacgattccttaaggaattaggtgtaTCTACCAGACAACTTCCAATTTTAATTAGAAGCGTGTGTTGCGCATttagagcgatctgattggtcggtgAGAAAGATGGGGACGACAGGCAGTATATGGGGCGTGGTCGGTCGGCCACGGGCAATGCCTGCTAGGAAAAACTGGCCGACCAAGTGATGTGGTCGCGCCTTCTTTTGTTCCTGCCTTTTTTTGCCGCAATTTATCTTTGTTTCTCGTTTTCCAATTCTTAATAAGATCTTGCTCCTGCTATATCCATGATGGATTACTTTCCTAGTTCTCCTAGGTTTtttctcgaccaatagggttcgagatattgcgtaggccgcaaaaaacctaatttttgtaaattaataaaattaggttagaaaaattgaattttgtgagctgacacaaaatcaatcaatttctggtgaattttgtGCGTTCATACAAAATCACCAATTATGTTTCAGAGGACAACATAACTTTGTGTGCCTATaattgagtacttccatgcatattttaatcccgacacttcgggaaattcatgctactcagcttgcGAGGGAACATTACTTGTCATGTCAACATCAAAAGTTTGGCTTGGGAACATAACACAAAATGAATACTCGGAAGGCTCCGACATTGGTGAGTAATGCAGCTatgagcttaaatactcattagacTCTATACTAGTAAccaattcatctaggagattgagcttcaatataatatgaagagagacataaaaACTCATCAGatttttatatattcttcaaattccttggggaatataaacatatcaaggtctactacttctgatgccgggtcaggtagacaaaCTTTTACAGatttcgccctatactaaaaaccaccataacaCTAGGAACATTAGAAATACTGAAACAAGCTTctgttactctgaagaacctgaagacgtatcggcATCAACCCACATGGTATCCTtatgttcgaggttagtaatacatatttgacttgtttctttttttatttacgtTTCTTTCAAGTCCTTTAGATTATAAACATAACATACAAAGTATATTTATATCTCTATAGTATTGGTGACTTGATTAttccattatgatcaaagtgtcaaggaagtatatactAGTTATTTcatacaactttggtatattggttatgaagtataatgtttatcttttgaacttcgtaaacgCGACATAATATTATCTTTGTAATTCATTACTGGTTAGTATGTTGAACTTTGGGTTGATTCCaagcctagaaaactatgtttaaccacattagtttaaggaagtatactTGCGAAATTTGTTTCGTACTTGAAAGTAATCAAACGATTTATACCATTTCCAGGGATCTACAACAAGACCGATCCCTTATTTGGGGATCTACAGAAGGACCGATCCCTGACAATAACCATTTAAACACTTTTCCCGATCCGTCTATAATCTTAGAGTTTTGTTAGCTATCAAAACTAGGTTTGGTTATTATCGAAAGTTCACAATGTCGACATAATATTTTGAACATATGTTATATTattattacttaatgttcaaaTATCTTCCTTGATACTCAACGTGAGATCCCAAACCTAaatattccataatatcttctttgatATTCAAAATTCACACGTCTTTAATTTcccagtaattaaagcatatatatGGAtgttatattagtaaagtatacttgtatgctagctaatattcgGTTGTCATCCATGAGAGATTTTAGTATATTAGTTGGACAACATTTGGAATATTTACAAATGTTGTCCAACTTGGTATTTATTGCACATCTTTTGGTATTTTCGGATTTggtaattccttggtgtccaaacaaccatggtcattataaatagtgaagtttgtttttTTACAAACTTAACCCGTGATACACGTACTTTATTTTATAGTTAGTGTGAGGTAAGCCGACTAACAATTTTCTCGTAATACTCTAAGGATagaaaagtatcctaattaggtgaaatatcatGCGTCTTCTTCGTTTAAAgccttctttgggatcaagaagcgggTAGTAGTACCAGTGGTAGGAAACTagaatcgtattgttattttaggttttgattattgatttgattgactaatagtATAGTTGAACCTTGATACCACCTAGTTTGCTTATTGTGTGATcctttcttctgatataagttcTCTCAAATTACATCAAGGATTGACGATTTTAGATATGATCTTTAATTAAAGATCTGAAGATAGGACTTGTGATCATGTATTGTTAACTTCATTCTGTATATGAGGGATCATGAAGGAATCAAGTTTTTTGTGTTAGGTactttgaagactgaagattagaAGACTAGaagattttctttttggtattatGATCTTTGTGATTATACTTCGTGCAAACTTGATTGGCTAGGATCTGAAAagcttgtttatcttgatagaccTTTTATATCCTGTTGTATAGATCGTTTATCTATCACTTGGGGTCCTCTTCAAAATCCGAATTTCATAGATTATGAACTAAGATTGATTATCTTTGATAGTCTTTATATCTTACTTGATCTAAAACGATACAAAGGAATTTATATTGATTATACGAAAGAACATTTAACTCAATATATCTCTGATTAACTTGTAGATTTAGGGGATTGATAGAGTGGTTAATGAAAAATTTTAGTCCTTTACTATTTTGGAATATGACCGAAAATAGTTGAGTGCTAGTAGTCTTTACAGCAGGTGGagaaacttaagatagtggactttaTTTTAGGATTCACGTGGATATACCAGATTGAGTATTGTATTGTTCTTGTGTATTCAGTGAATTATTAACTCGTCCAGAAAATATCACGAACTTCTTACTCATAAAACCATTGTCATGTTTCCACTTTGGGACTTGCTGCATTCCATTGCAAATACTACTACAATAAGATTTACATATATGATAAAAAAATATTCCTGTTATTGGGGTGGGTGGGGGTGGACGGATACTGCCTGGAAAACGACGTGAATTATCCTAGTTGATGACGAATTAATCTCATCTTGATGTTtaacatcaaaaaaataaaataatcaagtTCGTCCTTCAGGAAGCCATGATTGTAGTAGCACGTGTGTCATTTAAAACACACCTTAAGCATGATAATTAGTTGATTCAAATATTCCGCTCCTTCAAGAAGAAAATACCAATCACAATTGTTGAAATATACTGCTCTTGAACATATTAACAAAAGAAAGATTCTATTATCTGAATATAGTTATTATAATAGGGGAACGTCTTTTCGAACcttaaaatgagagaattttcataaggAGTGCATGCAGTAGATAAATATGGGATCATAATACAATTTTTATTGGTGACACGTTCAAAATATCCATTGATACTATCATCAATGATTTTGGTGTTAAACCACAATGTATAAGGGAGTGTTATTAAAAGAATGATTGGTTAGTTTGGAAATGAGTGATTCAAGCAGAAAACCAGTTTCTcgcaaataaaaaataataatttggaaCTGCGGCCAAATACTCGAAAATGTGAGATTTATTTTCCACAAGTAAATGTTTGCAATCCCGACACCCGATAATGTTGAGTTATTGGCAACAAGTGGAGTTTGCATAGAGTAAGAAAATGAAATCAACTAACATATGGCACAAATTCTTTCACAGATGTCTACATGAAATTCTAAAGGTTTCATCCATCGGAAGAAACACCATGTCATGTCTATTCACTAAAGTTTAATCGAGCCTTGTGTGGTTTCGAACGATCTGGACGATTGTGGTCAAACTCTAAGTGAATACTTATTAATCTAGGAATATGAGATCAGCTCTGGATTTGCTATATTTAACGCATACAATATTAACTTGATTTGAACTCCTCAAGAGCTTTCCAAAGCACAAAAAATGCATAAAGGAGGAATTCGAGATGAAAATCCCGTAAAACAAGATTTCAGTCTATATTGGTTGAACATTTTTATTAGCATCTCACTAATTTTGTCAACTTTTAAGGTTTAGACATGTTAAAATAGACAAGCTGGCACAATTGGAGTTGTGCAGTCTCTTACCTTTAAGATTGATATATTACACTAGAGATGTGTAAATGATACATTTGCTGAAATATGTTATACATATATGGTATTTGGGTTTGTTGTAAACACGTAAGCCCCATTCTACCGCCTATACCGAGACATTAGTCCGAAAAAAAGTTCTATCATCTTCGTGGTACCACTATGCTTGATCTATTTTATAAAAGATCGGAAGATATCTCTCTCAGAGAAAACCAATCAGACTGTTGAGTCttgatttttcatcaaagcagCTAAACAGGTTATCCAAGCCAATGGTTCTGTTCGTACAAAGCTACTGGAGAACAAAAAACTCTCACAATCATACAATCGTGAAGAAATTGCGCAGAGGAGAATTAAGTTTCTCAAGTAAAGGAAGCCACTGAAGGCATTAAAAGATGGTTCGTGTTCTCTATATGCAGTATTATAAATGACAATGATCAGCAGATATGGATCATGGGGAAAAACCTTAGTCAAGGTTTTTCCCTctaggttttccttgtcaaggtctAACGAGGCATGCGAATCCAGTGCTATCCATAGTTCgaaatgttgtactcttttttcttcatcctggtttttgtccctctgggtttttccatttaaggttttaatgagacaacatttATGGGTTTATCGTTCTGAGTACTCGTGTTTTTCTACGTTCAAGTTTAGTCCCTCTAAGTTTTCTTGGCGAGATTTTTAATGAGTGAACAATCTTAGAGTAGTGATCATCTTCTAAATAGATATATATCCATGGATTTTCTTGAGATGAGGTTATCGTACAACCGCCTGTATTATCTGGTTCAGGTATTTACTGCCCGAGACTTTTCTTCACAAATTTTTTACGGAGTGAATGATTCGCATCGTCGATATTGTTGTGAGTTCCCAGCTCTCAGGGGTTTTTTTCCCAAATGATTTTCCTGGAGAAAGTATTAGTGAGGCAATACTTTGGAGTAGTACAATCCTAAGGGGGAGTATTATAAGACACATGGGATATGGTGGCTATCCACTTAGCACCATGTCTAAGTTAGTTACACCAAGCAACTTGGACACAAATCATTTCCGTTATTTTAGTGGTTATGTCTCTGCATTGTACCAGGACAAGAATAGAAAATGATCCCAATTTTCTTCCAAGAACTTATTTTGACTGTTAGTTAGGGAAGTGCTTAACTCTTCTTTAACTCCTTGTGTTTTGTTGATGGTACATCTACCTCCAATTACCGCTACTAGTCTAGGGAGTTCTGCATTCAAGCTAACAACTAGAGACTCATCACGTGTATGGATTTGTTGATGGTGCAGCTACTACTATGTTCTTCACTCAACCAAATTGAAACACTATATAACCTTATCAAATTGTTAGACTTTTCAACACTAAACTTGCAATGAGCTCCACAATTGATGAGAAAAGTGTGGATAAAGAAAGTATTTCCGATCTGCCAAAACATTTTTTGCGCTCCGAAAATGAGAGGCCGGAGTGTAGCCAAGCTATCGAGGGAATTCAAGTGCCCGTAATCTCGTTATCtcaaccaaataaagatgtattagttcatgaactttcaaaaGCATGCAATGAATGGGGAATTTTTGCTCTTACTGATCATGGAATCCCGCAATCTCTCCTTGAGCAGCTTCGATTTGTAGGCGAGGAGTTCTTTAAGCTGAGTGAAGAAGAGAAACAGAAGCATGCAAGTAATCCTTCCTCGGGAAATTTCGAAGGCTATGCGACCAAGATGGTTAGGAATTATGGCGACAAGATTGAATGGGTAGATTACTATTTCCATCTTATGCATCCTCCTTGCAAGGTTAACCATCAAACTTGGCCGGAACACCCTCCTTCGTACAGGTGATAGTACTAGCTCATATGTTTATATATTGTCCATTTTCTATTTGTTTTATCCATGACATCTGAACTGAAATGCAGGAACGTGACAGAAGAATATACTAAGGAAGTTTTGAGAGTGAATTTCACAATTCTTGAGTTGCTTTCTGAGGGGCTTGGTTTAGAGGATAAAAGCATTCTGAAGAGTAAGTTGGGAGGGGATGAAATAGAGTTAGAGATGAAGATAAATATGTATCCACCCTGTCCACAACCTCaattggttttaggagttgaacCCCATACTGATATGTCTGCTCTCACCATTCTCGTCCCAAACGATGTCCCTGGCCTCCAAGTCTGGAAGGATGGCAACTGGATTGCCGTAGGTTGCTTGCCAAATGCTCTTTATGTGCACATTGGTGATCAAATTGAGGTAATTCGTAATTCCTTACAACTCTTCCATCACTTACATACGCTACAATGCTACATAGTCCCACCCCAATAGGCACAAGAATAAAATGTATTATAGAGTTGTGTGCTACCCCATTAGAAGAATTGAAGCAAGGCCTATTGTTTATGTGAATTACAGATTGTTGAAGTTGTATTAAATGCTAATGGTTTCGTTTCAGGTGTTAAGCAACGGTAAATGCAAGAGTGTCCTACACAGGAGCTTAGTGAACGAGGAACGTACGCGTATGTCATGGGCGGTATTCTCAACACCACCACAGGATGCGATTATTGGCCCTATTGAGTCACTGGTGAACGATGAGAACCCATCCAAGTATTCCAGCAAAACCTTTGCTGAGTATCGTTACCGCAAGATCAATAGACTCCCACAATAGTGGAGAGAGATTTAATGGAATGAGCTGACATAGAAGGTCATGATCCTAGTTAAATCATACCCATATGTGTAGTGGTCATCACAATGTATTTCAAAGCAGGTTGAAATCGTAGCATCATTGTACCTTTCTCTTGTGTGAAGTTCTGTTTCTATGTTTTTCTTGTGTGCTAGTAGTATTGTTCCTCCCCTGACTGTGCTGTTTACAGTTTTGAGGGTTTGAATGAGGGTTTGGTGGGTTGTGTAATATTGTTACCTCTTGGTGTTTTTAATGTTTTCTTTGAATATCTTGCATTTTTAGAACACTGGATGACAGGGATTCAGGCAACATAGCTAAGATTTCAAGCAGTTAAATCATATGTATTAAATGTTGGGTGCACTGTATATCAAGAGTTGCCTACTTAGTAAAGGAATTATCCCAAATATTAATGTTTTGACAGTCTTATTTTAACATATAAGCACAAGGGAAACGGATCCTTTGGCCTTTGCACAAAATCCATCTTTCATTCTCATTGCAGTTCTGAATTTCAGAAAACATGGACCTTAGGATCTTGATCTCATCCTCACTAGTGGCGGCACTAGTTTTGCTTTCAAGCATTCACAACTTTTATAAAGCAGAAGGTCGCATTGTGTCAGAAGAAGAGGATTTGGAGTTGGAGACACAACTCAAAATTCTTAATAAACCACCGACTAAGACCATTGTTGTAAGATTATACTACCTTTTGATTTTATTTCGAATTATACCCTGAAATGTTTTATTTTTGAAACTCTGCCCAAATCGAGCTACACGGTACGCATTGTTTAGTATTCCGGCGTAACAAATTGAGCTTGTTGGAGATCtaaaatagtcccacatagctTAACTCCTTAGACTAGATCCAATATATAAGGTGTGGTGCTACTCCACTCATTGCTAATTGGTtatgagttggaagcccacacacttcaAATATGGTATCAGATGTAGGCCCTGTATGAGACGTAAGACCCAGTAAGACCCAAGAAGGCAGGGCAACCATACAGCGGTCCACGATGTAGAGGACTCACAGAGCCCTACACGTGGAGGGGGCATGTTGGAGATCtaaaatagtcccacatagctTAACTCCTTAGGCTAGATCCAATATATAAGGTGTGGTGctactccactcattgccaattggttatgagttggaagcccacacacttcaAATAGAGCTGCACATGGATTTGTGCGTGTGATATACTATAATTCGGATTATGTTCTGGATGAAATGCATTAACATTGGCAtagtgttttctttctttctgccTATTATTTATAGGCTACAAATGGTGATATAGTTGACTGCATAGACATCTACAGACAACTAGCTTTCAATAATCCATTGCTCAAGAATCACAAACACAAGGTAACACTATTACCCTGTAATCCATGTGAATTTGCAACTATGAAAACCATGCTTTGCCCTGTATGAGACGTAGGCCCTGTATGAGACGTAAGACCCAGTAAGACCCAAGAAGGCAGGGCAACCATACAGCGGTCCACGATGTAGAGGACTCACAGAGCCCTACACGTGGAGGGGGCATGTTGGAGATCtaaaatagtcccacatagctTAACTCCTTAGGCTAGATCCAATATATAAGGTGTGGTGctactccactcattgccaattggttatgagttggaagcccacacacttcaAATAGAGCTGCACATGGATTTGTGCGTGTGATATACTATAATTCGGATTATGTTCTGGATGAAATGCATTAACATTGGCAtagtgttttctttctttcttcctatTATTTATAGGCTACAAATGGTGATATAGTTGACTGCATAGACATCTACAGACAACTAGCTTTCAATAATCCATTGCTCAAGAATCACAAACACAAGGTAACACTATTACCCTGTAATCCATGTGAATTTGCAACTATGAAAACCATGCTTTGCCCTGTATGAGACGTAGGCCCTGTATGAGACGTAAGACCCAGTAAGACCCAAGAAGGCAGGGCAACCATACAGCGGTCCACGATGTAGAGGACTCACAGAGCCCTACACGTGGAGGGGGCATGTTGGAGATCtaaaatagtcccacatagctTAACTCCTTAGGCTAGATCCAATATATAAGGTGTGGTGctactccactcattgccaattggttatgagttggaagcccacacacttcaAATAGAGCTGCACATGGATTTGTGCGTGTGATATACTATAATTCGGATTATGTTCTGGATGAAATGCATTAACATTGGCAtagtgttttctttctttctgccTATTATTTATAGGCTACAAATGGTGATATAGTTGACTGCATAGACATCTACAGACAACTAGCTTTCAATAATCCATTGCTCAAGAATCACAAACACAAGGTAACACTATTACCCTGTAATCCATGTGAATTTGCAACTATGAAAACCATGCTTTGCCCCCTAAAAGCCAAATCCTTATCATCGATCCAGTCCTATTGGGATACACAGCCACACACCATTGTGCGCGTTTATTTGATTGCTCGGCAATTTTCTAGGCCAAACAAGATCATCATATGCAGCAGGACTGACTTTACCTTCTACTAAATGTGATTCTTATACAGATAAAACGTATAATCAAACAAGAATTATTACTAGATGGAGCAAATGCATCCAGTAAAAGCATCTCAGCCTTGGAGCATTATTACAATGAAAGTCATTGTCCTTTCGGGACAGTACCAGTAATAAGGACTACAAAGAAGCAGTTGGTAAATGCCAAACGTTTCTCCCAGCTAATGAAACACAGTAGCAACGACCACGGCGGAGATATCAGTACAGAATGGCCCTGGAGAAGATGTAAACAGTATCGAATTTGGATGGGCAGTAAGTCATCTTCCTTAACTGTAACTTGGTTTTAGTTTCTTGTTCAGAATTCATCCAACTATTTCATGTCATACTAAAATTTTCAGGTATACCCAGAATTATTTGGCGATGCAGATACTCTAATATTTGCTTACTGGACGGTATGATTCCTATCATGTAAATGAACGACGAATATGTTCTTGAATATTTTGCATTAAGAGTGCGAATTCTGAATATACTACTTTCGCAAATAGGGTGACGGGTATAGAAAAATGGGATGCTTCAATATGCTTTGCAGCGGCTTCGTACTAGTTAACCATGAAATTCCGCTTGGTGCATCTCTTGCAAATACCGGAAGAGCATTTCTTGGCTCCAGAGTCGTTCGGGTAAACTCCAACTCTAAATCCTCCTATGAGAGTTTATGACAAGACTGGAGAACCGGGAGATTTTGACCCAAACATAGTACAAGTGAGACATGATGCATCTGTTGAATGCTATGATCTTGCATTTTACGGGCTTAACCACAATGGGTGGGGGTTAACGATGTCCTTTGGGGGACctgatcaattttttttcatcGTCAAATCACAATGTAAACGACATTTGGCCTTATGTCGTAGCCGGTATCATTGCTTTTTTCACCATAACTCCTACAACAACCGCAATAACCTGTAGTCCAGTACCCTGCTATAACCGGCCAGGCAAGTGTCGCACAATGATTGCGTGTTACAGTATTGCAGGCCAACTCAGTGACGCGCAAAGGTTGCGTGCTACTccatagactgtcaagtgctaagataGCAAGACCCTGCAGGGCCAGTGACGCGCAAAGGTGGCGCTACACTGTAAAGGACATTGGCTaaataatgaagcttattggccgacacaatgcaACTTCATTGAGGAAGACAAGGCAGGCCAGGTTGACAAACGCAATATGCGATGTTGACATTGATGCATCtctatggaattgagttggcccaaactcaaggatgatgcaagagtgtaGAACATGCCAAGAGTTGGTCATGGTATTAGTTCAAGGTTGGACAAagcttgaataatgcaaacaagctagtaatgcaagagtgtcATTGCTATTGTCGagcaaattggctaagtgaagcatatgacgcaAGAATAAACAAAATGAGCTAAGGAAGTGGCCAAGATGATTGAAGCGCAACAATGGTGGAATATGGAGGCCAGGTGCAGTAAAGCGCAACAGTTGGGCAATATGAAAGCCGAGTTCAGTAAAGCGCAACAATTATGCAATATGGCTCAGgtgacggttaggagttggttattgGATTTGTGAGCATGCCAATGAAGTGAGACAAGTTAGAACGGTTATAAATTGTGTTTATAACCATATTAGAGTGTTCATAACCAACAAGAACAGGTGCGGCACCAATTGGtatgacaacacaaaaggtggcagttgaagctggcggttatggaaactacttggacacttggatgtccaaggcttgtgcaagcggttgcacaGAAGTTTTGGCTGATCCTAGTAGTATAAATAGTCTATGAAtcaataatgttggtgttgtttAGTTGAGAGAAGAACCATTGATTTGTAGAGAgtgttaggcattcaccaagagggtgaatggcatgttttggtccatgtgatggccAAGTTTTATAACCTTCCTTTattgcaataaaatgggtttgttgcagtattctTTGTGTTTATTAAGTTGCTTATCTTGTTGAGTTTGTTTAAGTAATGCAGGGAAACCtattatgcttatgggggcataaagagttagagagaatgaagatgaagacttctgttgCGTAAAGCCTTATAAGTGAAGGCAAATGCATATTTTGATGCAAGTGTGCAAGGCTGTGTActtgtgggtgaagttgattcactgaaccataTAGTATTGTCGGTCATGtgccatgaaaattttaggcgattaaatgggcatgtgacaacaGGTATCAGACCTGTGTTTGGGGACATAGTTCTTGGTTTTTCCctcttttactcaagttggtgtcatTTATTTCTCAAATTCAGTAGTGAAGCATTTGGTTTCATTAGTATgaagactagaagaagttggtcttgtatggaaag
Coding sequences within:
- the LOC113346311 gene encoding flavonol synthase/flavanone 3-hydroxylase-like, yielding MSSTIDEKSVDKESISDLPKHFLRSENERPECSQAIEGIQVPVISLSQPNKDVLVHELSKACNEWGIFALTDHGIPQSLLEQLRFVGEEFFKLSEEEKQKHASNPSSGNFEGYATKMVRNYGDKIEWVDYYFHLMHPPCKVNHQTWPEHPPSYRNVTEEYTKEVLRVNFTILELLSEGLGLEDKSILKSKLGGDEIELEMKINMYPPCPQPQLVLGVEPHTDMSALTILVPNDVPGLQVWKDGNWIAVGCLPNALYVHIGDQIEVLSNGKCKSVLHRSLVNEERTRMSWAVFSTPPQDAIIGPIESLVNDENPSKYSSKTFAEYRYRKINRLPQ
- the LOC113346403 gene encoding uncharacterized protein LOC113346403, giving the protein MDLRILISSSLVAALVLLSSIHNFYKAEGRIVSEEEDLELETQLKILNKPPTKTIVATNGDIVDCIDIYRQLAFNNPLLKNHKHKATNGDIVDCIDIYRQLAFNNPLLKNHKHKATNGDIVDCIDIYRQLAFNNPLLKNHKHKIKRIIKQELLLDGANASSKSISALEHYYNESHCPFGTVPVIRTTKKQLVYPELFGDADTLIFAYWTGDGYRKMGCFNMLCSGFVLVNHEIPLGASLANTGRAFLGSRVVRVNSNSKSSYESL